From Pelagicoccus albus, the proteins below share one genomic window:
- a CDS encoding MotA/TolQ/ExbB proton channel family protein, protein MPIVAQSASLFTYFSQSNLAGKFIILALAVFSVCAWAVMIGKYWELKKLRLLNLGFEHSLHRQTSVLNPPASFKSPRHVPYAALYLDAVDAYHRIQAKSGESDEQLRAARVEHVENALQRALANKTLSYESSMVFLATIVSGAPFFGLLGTVWGVMDAFGSMGLQSSATLQNLAPGVSGALLTTVAGLCVAIPSVFGYNFLLSRTKVLVTELENFASALADVIELESR, encoded by the coding sequence GTGCCCATCGTAGCCCAATCCGCGAGCCTTTTCACTTATTTCAGCCAGAGCAATCTAGCAGGTAAATTCATCATCCTGGCCCTTGCCGTTTTCAGCGTTTGCGCTTGGGCGGTCATGATCGGAAAATACTGGGAGCTCAAAAAGCTCCGACTGCTTAATCTAGGATTTGAACATAGCCTGCATCGCCAGACTTCAGTTCTCAATCCGCCCGCTTCCTTCAAATCGCCGCGGCATGTTCCCTACGCCGCTCTTTATCTAGATGCGGTCGATGCCTACCACCGCATCCAAGCCAAAAGTGGCGAATCGGACGAACAGCTGCGAGCCGCTCGAGTTGAGCACGTGGAGAATGCTTTGCAGCGAGCTCTGGCGAATAAGACCCTTAGCTACGAATCCAGTATGGTTTTTCTGGCGACGATCGTATCGGGCGCGCCTTTCTTCGGTCTTTTGGGAACGGTATGGGGGGTTATGGACGCTTTCGGCTCCATGGGATTGCAATCTTCAGCCACCCTGCAGAATCTAGCCCCGGGGGTATCGGGAGCTCTGCTCACCACAGTCGCAGGTTTGTGCGTGGCGATCCCTTCTGTATTTGGCTACAATTTCCTGCTTTCCCGTACTAAGGTTTTGGTGACGGAACTTGAAAATTTCGCCAGCGCTTTGGCGGATGTAATCGAGCTCGAAAGCCGCTAA
- a CDS encoding ExbD/TolR family protein produces the protein MPRSFHRKRSLEANSELNVTALIDLGFALLIIFMISTPLIEKEQVLEVDLPVSSQSEEKSVPKSVDITVLSNGYRVDGNLMGEPELEDELARISMMSDAPVISIKADADTRYQNVVRLMDLLKEYKLSKINLDTKSAD, from the coding sequence ATGCCACGTTCATTCCACAGGAAACGGTCCCTAGAGGCGAATTCGGAGCTGAATGTCACGGCGTTGATAGACCTCGGATTCGCTCTCTTGATTATCTTCATGATCAGCACTCCGTTGATCGAAAAGGAGCAGGTCTTGGAAGTCGATTTGCCTGTCTCCAGCCAAAGTGAAGAGAAGTCCGTGCCGAAGTCGGTAGACATAACGGTATTGAGCAATGGATACCGAGTGGACGGCAATCTGATGGGAGAGCCGGAACTCGAGGACGAGCTCGCTCGAATCTCGATGATGTCAGACGCTCCGGTTATCAGTATCAAAGCGGACGCCGACACGCGTTATCAAAACGTAGTCCGCTTGATGGATCTGCTTAAAGAGTATAAGCTCAGTAAGATAAACCTAGATACGAAGTCGGCGGATTAA
- a CDS encoding TonB family protein, producing the protein METIRAAGVLYEQRGPLVFSASVHLAILIIVAIWALVSPEKEPEDFNFELVPPPSGGFAQPLAEQPLQPLEKIKYERQPVEELPTLDDIVLPERAPIKVEVELPPEPAPVEEPKIVVQETKPKPMSFEEYLKNNPDANKVKNVRKTPEPSNRPKVDLTKDVAALRQSLSEFSIANLPATEIESYSLADQSALSGYIASFKAVLKQSVANHPLRGAKLSALVSCDIAANGRVSNVRIVRSSGDPEFDRKVLAGYGSIGTFSRPPKGSPLIGLEIEFVQ; encoded by the coding sequence ATGGAAACGATTCGAGCAGCTGGAGTTTTGTACGAGCAAAGAGGGCCCTTGGTGTTCTCGGCAAGCGTACACCTCGCCATCTTGATCATCGTTGCTATATGGGCCCTCGTTTCGCCGGAGAAGGAACCGGAAGATTTCAATTTTGAATTGGTGCCCCCGCCTTCGGGTGGATTTGCTCAGCCGTTAGCGGAGCAGCCCCTGCAGCCGCTCGAAAAGATCAAGTACGAGAGGCAACCTGTTGAAGAGCTGCCGACCTTGGATGATATCGTGCTACCTGAGCGTGCCCCGATCAAGGTCGAGGTGGAATTGCCTCCAGAGCCTGCTCCGGTGGAAGAACCTAAGATCGTGGTGCAGGAAACGAAGCCCAAACCAATGAGCTTCGAGGAGTATCTGAAGAACAACCCGGACGCGAACAAAGTGAAAAATGTTCGCAAGACTCCGGAGCCCAGCAACCGGCCTAAGGTCGACTTAACGAAGGACGTCGCAGCCCTAAGGCAAAGTCTAAGCGAATTTTCGATCGCCAATCTCCCAGCCACCGAGATTGAAAGTTACAGCTTGGCAGACCAGTCCGCTCTGAGTGGCTATATTGCTTCGTTTAAGGCTGTCTTGAAGCAGAGTGTCGCCAATCACCCTCTGAGAGGGGCGAAACTCTCAGCACTGGTCAGTTGCGATATCGCAGCAAATGGTCGGGTTTCTAATGTGCGGATTGTACGAAGCAGTGGGGATCCGGAATTCGACCGTAAGGTTTTGGCCGGCTACGGCAGCATTGGTACGTTTTCTCGGCCGCCTAAGGGATCTCCGCTTATTGGGCTAGAGATCGAATTCGTTCAGTAG
- a CDS encoding DUF294 nucleotidyltransferase-like domain-containing protein — protein MQTGNVIPERIADAFAAYPPFTMMDRADVARLASSARVRALVAGEYLFKQGDPPGKDVIFLHRGRVEYHWAREDSSELVAVRDVGDVIGVTALIDGSNFRVSAKVAEDCLLYVISGDVFMGLIASNDEARYYVRRHMFWATRVGGKISIPEEARIHGKRTILQAHMEGGKLVSPRPLERLLTCRSDDTILSAAEQMVTKRVSSILVVDEDRCPLGIVTNLALMKHTILKSLSADLPVSEIMVSPVYTISKHTSTTAAILLMMRERVGQICITEDGTTKSPALDVCTHKDLLAQSGNHPAGLLREMRIAKRVARLREICDEIEQIARGYLDAGVSGIFLGQMCAELYDGLVERLSELAILKLEKSGKQLPDVSWAWMSVGSDGRREQVLRTDMDNALIFESTGDAAQDDLNRGVFLKFTTEVVDMMVDCGFSRCQGGVMASNARWCRTDAEWEEEVLSIQPGDGDAILRGLILFDLRCVTGSKDLCLKLRSLIFDTVKSKPLLLRNLAELAVETKPPLSFWGKFMVERKGGNAGEFDIKSRGLSPLRDAARIFALQLGLTEHYSTGGRFEEIKSKAPALEEICKLAYEAYDFLLRLRNSTGLRRGDTGRYIEPSALSKMEKAQLSNVFDVSRMVQSSLRSEFRLEQTIR, from the coding sequence ATGCAAACTGGCAATGTTATCCCCGAACGTATCGCCGACGCTTTTGCGGCTTACCCACCGTTTACTATGATGGATCGGGCCGATGTGGCCCGACTTGCCAGTTCTGCTCGGGTTCGGGCGCTTGTCGCAGGTGAGTATCTTTTCAAACAGGGGGATCCGCCGGGTAAGGACGTTATCTTTCTGCACCGTGGCCGGGTAGAATATCACTGGGCTCGCGAGGATAGCAGTGAGCTTGTGGCCGTGCGAGACGTGGGAGACGTAATCGGTGTGACCGCTTTGATCGATGGGTCGAATTTTAGAGTCAGCGCTAAGGTCGCTGAGGATTGTTTGTTGTATGTTATTTCTGGTGACGTCTTCATGGGATTGATCGCCAGCAATGACGAAGCCCGGTACTATGTGCGTAGACATATGTTCTGGGCAACGCGTGTGGGAGGGAAAATATCGATTCCAGAAGAAGCACGTATCCATGGGAAAAGGACGATTCTGCAGGCTCATATGGAAGGCGGAAAATTGGTCAGTCCGCGTCCCCTTGAGCGTTTGTTGACCTGTCGTTCAGACGACACGATCCTCAGCGCGGCGGAGCAGATGGTTACGAAACGAGTGTCTTCGATCCTTGTTGTCGACGAAGATAGGTGTCCTTTGGGAATCGTGACTAATCTCGCTTTGATGAAGCATACGATCCTCAAGAGCTTAAGCGCTGACCTGCCAGTCTCGGAGATTATGGTTAGCCCCGTCTACACCATTTCGAAGCATACCAGTACCACCGCGGCCATCTTGTTAATGATGCGAGAGCGAGTAGGGCAAATTTGCATCACCGAGGATGGGACTACGAAATCGCCTGCTTTGGATGTTTGCACTCACAAGGACCTTCTAGCGCAGAGCGGAAATCATCCGGCAGGATTACTGCGCGAAATGCGAATCGCAAAGCGAGTTGCTCGATTGCGGGAGATTTGCGATGAAATCGAGCAGATCGCTCGCGGCTACCTAGATGCGGGGGTATCGGGTATCTTTTTGGGACAGATGTGCGCTGAGCTCTATGATGGCCTTGTGGAGCGGCTTTCAGAGTTAGCTATTTTGAAACTGGAAAAAAGCGGCAAGCAATTGCCTGATGTTTCGTGGGCTTGGATGTCGGTGGGGAGCGATGGTCGCCGGGAACAGGTTTTGCGCACCGACATGGACAATGCTTTGATTTTTGAATCTACTGGCGACGCGGCTCAGGATGATCTCAACAGAGGAGTCTTTCTGAAATTCACTACAGAGGTAGTGGATATGATGGTGGATTGCGGGTTTTCGCGATGCCAAGGAGGCGTGATGGCATCTAACGCTCGCTGGTGCAGGACAGATGCTGAATGGGAAGAGGAGGTGCTATCGATACAACCGGGCGATGGGGACGCCATATTGAGAGGCTTGATCCTTTTCGACCTTCGCTGCGTGACGGGAAGCAAAGATCTTTGTTTGAAACTCCGTAGTTTAATATTCGATACTGTTAAATCGAAACCCTTGCTTCTTCGGAATTTGGCGGAACTCGCAGTTGAGACAAAGCCGCCATTGAGCTTTTGGGGCAAGTTTATGGTGGAAAGAAAAGGTGGAAACGCTGGAGAATTCGACATCAAGTCTAGGGGGCTTTCTCCTCTCCGGGATGCGGCACGAATATTTGCTCTGCAGTTAGGATTGACGGAACACTATTCGACGGGCGGTCGATTTGAGGAGATCAAAAGCAAGGCGCCGGCCCTGGAGGAAATCTGCAAGCTTGCCTATGAAGCTTACGACTTTCTTCTGCGACTTCGTAACTCCACCGGGCTTCGGCGTGGCGACACAGGACGCTATATCGAGCCAAGCGCTTTGAGTAAGATGGAGAAAGCTCAGCTTTCCAATGTGTTCGACGTGTCTCGCATGGTCCAGTCCAGCTTGAGGAGCGAATTTAGACTGGAGCAGACTATTCGATGA
- a CDS encoding 3'-5' exonuclease: MIWPFNRKLEPVAAEYLAACKQGVPKGVDVADLTVLVIDAETTGFSLDNDRLLSLATIEVAEREIHVRSAKDWLIYQNVAPVNEAMKVHGILPSDTAKGRPEKEVLGEFLKSLGSRLLVGHHIKFDAGMLSVAVKRHYGIKLRGRVLDTALLAMQELPAFHKTGYANQKPPSLEDVCTSLNLPMMDRHTAAGDAFTTAAIFLALCARLRKRLERPVRLEDLPVTKF, from the coding sequence ATGATTTGGCCCTTCAATAGAAAGCTGGAGCCAGTGGCGGCCGAATATTTGGCGGCCTGCAAGCAGGGAGTGCCCAAAGGGGTCGATGTCGCGGATCTAACCGTTTTGGTTATCGATGCGGAGACCACCGGCTTTAGTCTGGATAATGATCGCTTGCTCTCTCTTGCCACCATTGAAGTTGCAGAGCGGGAAATCCATGTCCGGTCCGCCAAGGATTGGCTCATTTACCAGAATGTCGCTCCCGTCAACGAAGCGATGAAGGTGCATGGTATCCTGCCATCGGATACGGCGAAAGGACGTCCTGAGAAGGAAGTCCTTGGTGAGTTCCTGAAAAGCCTTGGATCTCGCTTGCTGGTGGGGCACCACATCAAATTCGACGCAGGGATGTTGAGCGTAGCCGTAAAACGGCACTATGGTATTAAACTCAGGGGGCGCGTTCTGGATACGGCTTTGCTCGCGATGCAGGAGTTACCTGCATTTCACAAGACTGGTTATGCCAATCAGAAGCCTCCCAGTTTGGAGGATGTATGCACATCGCTCAACTTGCCGATGATGGATCGCCACACCGCAGCTGGGGACGCCTTCACGACAGCGGCGATTTTTTTGGCATTGTGCGCTCGGCTCCGGAAGCGACTTGAGCGTCCCGTTCGTTTAGAAGACCTACCTGTGACGAAGTTCTAG
- a CDS encoding ATP-binding protein has translation MAFARGRVFKEQLYLLMTIRRKFLLKVVPIVLIPLILFWVAFQFAILGVVKDTETLESNIVELASLSENTQKEALQRLEMAMKEAYSFALSNIGANMDGQLDSIEKSLLLSSVRDDVARFLEDPVNEESRVEVSEYFEDLIETHGLAECRLIANYGRPVLSLSSREGATSGVEVVPTSLMRTRRETLAEPWFLKALNTDSGTSWDVFEHLVHGGESSSTVVSGAIAIQPSESERVLGYLQLVLPIEKLAEMIRGPAALTSSVRLVDENHIVRWRNADEEVQTFTGEDLFISQSVRGGIINAEVTIPRSVLNANLTPYERLSTAMEKNVTRIQEHGSDLHRTINKVSVLMFITKLLLVLVATVLVWILLSRIASRIEVLSRAASRIRDGNLDTPLPVYSKGDELDSLGRGIESMRLRIKSQIAVLDKKVEERTNELAHINRKLQLEIKERSKAEAEAMDANSAKSEFLATMSHEIRTPLNGILGGMNLLSQSAVDDEQRTLCEIISNSAKSLNTLVNDILDLAKIEARKLEFTSERFDLSRVLKEVCDTFQFKAHEKGIELLLEDRLQDTLLREGDPNRLKQIVYNLVGNAVKFTETGSVTVQVECRDNDPDLVRIKVVDTGIGMSPEQRDSIFQPFTQADGTINQKYGGTGLGLAISGRLAEQMNGKITVESVPSEGSTFTVEIALPISIGALESKPLVGSHSKMGKLAGSILVAEDNEVNRLIVNKVLSEAGFTVSTVSNGRECLEAVERERFDLILMDCAMPEMDGCSAARAIRSSGIKTDGVAIMGITAHATSQQKRRCEESGMNDVLFKPVDSSILVESCRRLMASDCA, from the coding sequence GTGGCATTCGCTCGAGGGCGTGTATTCAAAGAACAGCTCTATCTGCTTATGACAATAAGGCGAAAGTTTTTGCTCAAGGTAGTCCCTATTGTATTGATTCCGCTAATACTGTTTTGGGTCGCTTTTCAGTTTGCGATTCTTGGCGTGGTAAAAGATACGGAAACTCTCGAATCAAACATAGTGGAGCTCGCGTCTTTGTCTGAGAACACCCAGAAGGAGGCACTTCAACGGTTGGAGATGGCGATGAAAGAGGCTTATTCCTTCGCTCTCTCAAACATCGGGGCCAATATGGATGGCCAACTCGACTCAATTGAGAAATCCCTGTTGTTGTCCTCGGTTCGTGATGATGTCGCACGATTTTTGGAGGATCCGGTGAATGAGGAATCGCGTGTTGAGGTTAGCGAGTATTTTGAGGATCTAATCGAAACGCACGGTTTAGCGGAATGTAGGCTGATCGCCAATTACGGAAGGCCAGTACTGAGTCTTTCCTCGAGAGAGGGAGCTACCAGCGGAGTAGAGGTCGTGCCCACGTCGCTCATGAGAACGCGCAGGGAAACGCTAGCGGAGCCTTGGTTTTTGAAGGCCTTGAACACTGATTCCGGCACTAGCTGGGACGTTTTTGAACATTTGGTCCACGGTGGGGAGTCTAGTTCAACAGTGGTTTCTGGTGCGATCGCGATCCAACCCAGCGAATCGGAGAGAGTGCTTGGCTACCTACAATTGGTTTTGCCGATCGAAAAGTTGGCAGAGATGATTCGAGGCCCTGCTGCTCTGACATCCAGCGTTCGGCTAGTTGATGAGAATCATATCGTGCGGTGGAGAAATGCGGATGAGGAGGTCCAGACTTTCACGGGTGAGGACTTGTTTATCTCCCAAAGTGTTCGAGGAGGCATAATTAATGCGGAGGTCACCATCCCTAGATCGGTTCTCAATGCTAATCTGACACCTTACGAACGACTGTCTACGGCGATGGAAAAGAATGTGACCCGTATTCAGGAACATGGCAGTGATTTGCATCGCACAATCAATAAGGTTTCGGTTTTAATGTTTATCACGAAGCTGCTGCTTGTCTTGGTTGCGACTGTTTTGGTTTGGATTTTGTTGAGCCGCATTGCTTCCCGTATCGAGGTACTTAGTCGTGCTGCCTCACGCATACGAGATGGAAATTTGGATACTCCCCTGCCTGTTTATAGCAAAGGGGATGAACTCGATTCTCTAGGGCGAGGTATCGAATCAATGCGTTTGAGGATAAAATCCCAGATTGCGGTACTTGATAAAAAAGTTGAGGAGCGTACTAACGAGTTGGCCCACATCAACCGCAAGCTGCAGCTTGAGATTAAGGAGCGTTCCAAGGCAGAGGCAGAGGCGATGGATGCAAACAGTGCCAAAAGCGAGTTTCTCGCAACCATGTCTCACGAGATCAGAACGCCACTCAATGGAATATTAGGCGGGATGAATCTCCTGTCTCAATCTGCAGTGGATGACGAACAGAGAACACTGTGCGAGATCATCAGCAACTCCGCTAAGTCTCTAAACACTCTTGTAAATGACATACTCGACTTGGCAAAGATTGAGGCAAGAAAGCTAGAGTTCACCTCTGAACGCTTCGACCTATCTAGGGTTCTGAAAGAAGTTTGTGACACCTTTCAGTTTAAGGCCCATGAGAAGGGGATTGAACTTTTGCTGGAAGATCGGCTGCAGGATACGCTTTTGCGTGAAGGTGACCCGAATCGGTTGAAGCAAATCGTCTACAACTTGGTTGGAAACGCAGTTAAATTCACCGAAACGGGAAGCGTTACTGTTCAGGTTGAGTGTCGAGATAATGATCCAGATTTAGTCCGTATAAAAGTAGTGGATACGGGAATTGGCATGAGTCCCGAGCAGCGTGACTCTATCTTTCAACCATTCACGCAAGCGGATGGTACAATTAACCAAAAATATGGCGGTACAGGACTAGGCCTAGCCATTTCAGGGAGGCTTGCGGAGCAAATGAATGGAAAGATTACGGTTGAAAGTGTGCCCAGCGAGGGCTCAACCTTTACCGTCGAAATCGCTTTGCCGATATCCATTGGAGCTCTGGAATCAAAGCCTTTGGTTGGATCTCACTCAAAAATGGGCAAGTTGGCTGGAAGCATATTAGTCGCTGAAGACAACGAAGTGAACCGGCTCATCGTTAATAAAGTTCTGTCGGAGGCAGGCTTCACCGTTAGCACAGTGAGTAATGGCCGAGAGTGTTTAGAAGCAGTAGAGCGGGAGCGGTTCGACCTGATATTGATGGATTGCGCCATGCCGGAAATGGATGGCTGTTCGGCCGCTAGGGCCATTCGCTCCAGTGGGATCAAAACGGATGGAGTCGCTATCATGGGGATCACAGCGCATGCCACTTCGCAGCAGAAGAGACGATGCGAAGAGTCCGGTATGAACGATGTCCTATTCAAACCAGTGGATAGTTCTATCTTGGTCGAGTCCTGCCGCCGGTTGATGGCAAGTGATTGTGCTTAG
- a CDS encoding glutaredoxin family protein, protein MKDIVLYIKSGCPWCIDAENYLKKKGIEYTRLEVRSSPENMKEMLSISGQDKAPTMKLGDDVLADFGVDELIPFLAKHGM, encoded by the coding sequence ATGAAAGACATCGTTTTGTACATCAAATCAGGATGCCCTTGGTGCATCGACGCTGAAAACTACCTGAAGAAGAAAGGAATCGAGTACACTAGGCTCGAAGTTCGCTCTTCGCCTGAAAACATGAAGGAAATGCTTTCGATTTCAGGTCAGGACAAAGCTCCTACTATGAAGCTGGGAGATGACGTACTTGCTGATTTTGGGGTAGACGAATTAATTCCCTTCCTCGCTAAGCACGGAATGTGA
- a CDS encoding response regulator yields the protein MKSSSRSTLLIVDDNYGARYSIEALLAQDNFRFVFAQSGQEALDILEEETPDLILLDVMMPGMNGYETCRKIREIEKVSEVPIIMLTALDDEESMIEGIEAGADDFLPKPINKLELRSRIRSIIRLNRFRKLCNERHKFELVVAQSNRGFLILDSDNRIRFSNTSARKMLEQSKRPFEEDSFFSICKEVYTLHPFDIEQAIEKCEEPSEYPPFTMVRKEQSESPIKWIQATFHPLGLESGNQKFLRLEDITEQITSFREKHTFSRMMSHKLLTPLNTIKAAHQMLGASPSESQVKHVAKIQESGIERLEYDIRSILAFLDSENSQHSEISLQEARQIIETVGADIQLLLKIETQGPTEDILKISAHDFEACVREICENAVKFSSQSTPTLEIEMVSDPQNRELALSFLSNSNQLSSSELANVWRPYWQADRYQTGEVQGMGLGLALVAANVWSAGGTCSMQNHPSQKGVLVSVTLPFRG from the coding sequence ATGAAAAGCAGTTCACGCAGCACGCTTCTGATCGTCGATGATAACTACGGTGCCCGCTATTCGATTGAAGCATTGCTCGCCCAAGACAACTTCCGTTTCGTTTTCGCCCAAAGCGGGCAAGAAGCCCTGGATATACTCGAAGAGGAAACGCCTGACCTGATCCTATTGGATGTCATGATGCCGGGTATGAATGGCTACGAAACCTGCCGGAAAATTCGTGAGATAGAAAAAGTATCCGAAGTCCCCATAATAATGCTAACCGCATTAGATGATGAAGAATCCATGATCGAAGGGATCGAAGCCGGAGCCGACGATTTTCTACCTAAGCCGATCAACAAACTTGAGCTTAGGTCTCGCATCCGAAGCATCATCAGGCTCAACAGGTTCCGTAAGCTCTGTAACGAGCGGCATAAATTCGAGTTGGTCGTGGCACAGTCAAATCGCGGCTTCCTAATCCTGGATTCCGATAATCGCATCCGTTTTTCAAATACATCTGCCAGAAAGATGCTCGAGCAATCGAAGCGACCATTTGAGGAAGATTCCTTTTTTTCCATCTGCAAAGAGGTCTACACTCTACACCCCTTCGACATCGAACAAGCTATTGAAAAATGCGAAGAGCCTAGCGAATACCCTCCATTCACCATGGTTCGCAAAGAGCAAAGCGAGAGCCCAATCAAATGGATACAGGCGACCTTTCATCCGCTAGGCCTTGAGAGCGGCAACCAGAAGTTCCTGAGACTCGAGGATATTACCGAGCAAATCACCTCCTTTCGCGAGAAGCATACCTTCTCTCGGATGATGTCCCATAAGCTTTTGACCCCGCTGAATACGATAAAAGCGGCTCATCAAATGCTCGGCGCTAGCCCGTCAGAAAGCCAAGTAAAACACGTCGCTAAAATCCAGGAAAGCGGAATCGAAAGGCTAGAGTACGATATTAGGTCCATACTGGCCTTTTTAGACAGCGAAAACTCTCAGCATAGTGAGATTTCGCTTCAGGAGGCTCGCCAAATAATTGAAACAGTCGGAGCTGACATTCAGCTTCTTCTGAAAATCGAAACGCAAGGCCCGACCGAAGACATACTCAAAATATCCGCTCACGACTTCGAAGCCTGCGTTAGGGAGATTTGCGAGAACGCCGTCAAATTCTCGTCCCAAAGTACTCCAACGCTCGAAATAGAAATGGTGTCTGACCCTCAAAATCGGGAATTGGCTCTCTCTTTCCTGAGCAACTCAAACCAACTGAGCTCGAGCGAACTGGCCAATGTATGGCGCCCGTACTGGCAAGCCGACCGATACCAAACCGGGGAGGTTCAAGGAATGGGCCTTGGTTTAGCCCTGGTTGCGGCAAACGTATGGTCCGCCGGCGGAACCTGCTCGATGCAAAACCACCCTTCTCAAAAAGGCGTTTTAGTGTCTGTAACGCTTCCTTTCAGAGGCTAA
- a CDS encoding sensor histidine kinase — MASFQQSERQLEKFKINLVGFPDSYADRVGNYLAGEFGIHYEKQANDRLSAALPSQQELILCHWIEEGRLEPADTSLFCATIGFGLELSATTQSDLIAIGYSAVYDLEETPLEAAASMAIAYGKQKASKVSIAPPERLTLELPEQFSTISPDAKLAYLASAVDCLDIGVYVTEKNEPCLVRVWNKQMERLFGINRDKVINKPLGSIFEDPVVRNLFSRPGNGRAIIPSPGRARESLIADVSKSTLEGSNQESALTVGFVQDVTHRVNAENKLVAAFKELESSKERLETSNLEIRKGIEKAKRLAVLAQSSNKAKSYFLSNISHELRTPLNSIVSLTHALLEGAFGELSQRQTESLEIVSDSSNHLAHLINDILDLSKIELGKLGLRFTSVPFSEIASSCLNMIAQEAKAKRVKCSLVNNCSRTEMVVDPRRLRQILLNLLVNAVKFTRPDTEVNLIIDECADTHSIKFQISDQGIGIPEKDFNKIFYPFTQLDDSLSKQYEGTGLGLAIASKLTELHGGGISVRSQVGKGTVFTFALPYDQIEPAEDSRIMPKLSDLIASEDSLSGICILVDEHTPGSFSLSQQIQKLTNLTPVAAMPNEVSAYHDQVAPAAIFVDIGILESHGTDWLATAKKNVAWKKTKWIAIGSVDLPSNHESAKSMGFHACSCKPISSKMLASLLGG; from the coding sequence TTGGCCAGCTTCCAACAGTCAGAACGCCAACTTGAGAAGTTCAAAATCAACCTCGTTGGCTTCCCCGATTCTTATGCTGATCGGGTAGGAAATTACTTGGCGGGTGAGTTTGGGATACACTACGAAAAGCAGGCAAATGACCGCCTTTCGGCAGCCCTTCCCTCGCAGCAAGAGTTGATATTGTGCCATTGGATCGAAGAGGGGCGACTCGAACCCGCCGATACATCCCTTTTCTGCGCCACCATAGGCTTCGGATTGGAGCTTAGTGCAACCACCCAATCCGATTTGATCGCAATAGGATATTCCGCTGTATACGATCTCGAAGAGACACCTCTCGAGGCTGCAGCTTCGATGGCTATAGCTTACGGGAAGCAGAAAGCGAGCAAGGTCTCCATCGCTCCTCCTGAACGCTTGACGCTCGAGCTCCCTGAGCAGTTTTCCACGATTTCGCCAGATGCCAAATTGGCTTATCTTGCTTCAGCAGTAGACTGCTTAGATATCGGTGTGTACGTGACCGAGAAGAACGAACCGTGTCTAGTCAGAGTCTGGAACAAGCAAATGGAACGGCTTTTCGGCATCAACCGCGACAAGGTAATCAACAAGCCACTTGGTTCAATCTTCGAAGATCCCGTTGTCCGTAATCTGTTCTCTCGACCGGGTAACGGTAGAGCCATCATTCCTAGCCCAGGTAGAGCGAGAGAAAGCCTAATTGCCGACGTTTCCAAGAGCACACTTGAAGGTTCAAACCAAGAATCAGCCCTCACCGTCGGGTTCGTTCAAGACGTTACGCACCGGGTAAACGCTGAGAACAAATTAGTCGCTGCGTTCAAGGAACTGGAGTCCTCCAAAGAAAGGCTGGAAACCAGCAACCTAGAAATTCGTAAAGGGATCGAAAAAGCGAAAAGATTAGCGGTCCTCGCCCAATCATCGAACAAGGCCAAATCGTATTTTCTATCCAACATTAGCCACGAGCTACGAACACCGCTCAACTCGATCGTCAGCCTGACGCACGCCCTGCTAGAAGGAGCATTCGGCGAGCTCAGCCAGCGGCAGACCGAAAGCCTAGAGATCGTATCGGACAGCAGCAATCACCTCGCTCATCTAATCAATGACATTCTAGACCTTTCGAAAATCGAATTGGGCAAGCTCGGGCTCCGTTTCACTTCTGTCCCCTTCAGCGAAATCGCGAGCTCTTGTCTCAATATGATTGCTCAAGAGGCAAAGGCGAAACGCGTCAAATGCTCCTTGGTAAACAACTGCTCGCGAACCGAAATGGTGGTGGACCCGCGGCGTCTTCGGCAAATATTGCTCAACCTGTTGGTCAATGCCGTTAAGTTCACACGGCCAGACACGGAAGTGAATCTCATCATCGACGAATGCGCAGACACGCACTCCATCAAGTTCCAAATTAGCGATCAGGGAATCGGCATCCCGGAAAAGGATTTCAACAAGATCTTCTACCCCTTCACTCAACTAGACGACTCCCTTTCGAAACAATACGAGGGCACCGGGCTTGGTCTGGCAATAGCATCCAAACTAACCGAGCTTCATGGAGGAGGAATCAGCGTCAGGAGCCAGGTCGGAAAAGGAACGGTTTTTACCTTCGCCCTGCCCTACGATCAGATCGAGCCCGCTGAGGACTCTCGCATCATGCCAAAACTCTCTGATCTTATCGCATCCGAGGATTCGTTGTCTGGCATCTGCATCCTGGTAGATGAGCATACTCCCGGGTCCTTTAGCCTTTCTCAACAAATCCAGAAACTTACTAATCTGACGCCAGTAGCGGCCATGCCCAACGAAGTATCAGCCTACCACGACCAAGTTGCTCCGGCAGCAATTTTTGTGGATATCGGGATTCTCGAGTCACACGGCACGGACTGGCTTGCCACTGCCAAGAAGAACGTTGCTTGGAAAAAGACAAAATGGATAGCGATCGGCTCAGTCGATCTCCCGTCAAACCACGAGTCAGCCAAATCGATGGGCTTCCACGCTTGTAGCTGTAAGCCAATTTCCAGCAAAATGTTGGCAAGCCTGTTGGGAGGCTAA